In a genomic window of Phaenicophaeus curvirostris isolate KB17595 chromosome Z, BPBGC_Pcur_1.0, whole genome shotgun sequence:
- the ISCA1 gene encoding iron-sulfur cluster assembly 1 homolog, mitochondrial, whose product MAEGAAMASSVVRATVRAVSKRKIQATRAALTLTPSAVQKIKQLLKDKPEHVGVKVGVRTRGCNGLSYTLEYTKSKGDSDEEVVQDGVRVFIEKKAQLTLLGTEMDYVEDKLSSEFVFNNPNIKGTCGCGESFNI is encoded by the exons ATGGCGGAGGGGGCGGCCATGGCCTCGTCGGTGGTGCGGGCCACGGTCCGCGCTGTCAGCAAGCGCAAGATCCAGGCCACGCGCGCCGCCCTCACCCTG actcCATCAGCTGTTCAGAAGATAAAACAGCTTCTTAAAGATAAACCTGAGCAC gtaggTGTGAAAGTAGGTGTTCGTACAAGAGGATGCAATGGACTTTCTTACACATTAGAATATACAAAATCAAAAGGAGACTCTGATGAAGAAGTAGTTCAAGATG GGGTTAGAGTGTTTATTGAGAAGAAGGCACAGCTGACGCTTCTAGGAACTGAAATGGACTATGTAGAAGACAAACTGTCTAGTGAATTTGTCTTCAATAATCCAAACATCAAAGGAACATGTGGCTGTGGAGAAAGCTTTAACATCTGA